The following proteins are encoded in a genomic region of Magnolia sinica isolate HGM2019 chromosome 1, MsV1, whole genome shotgun sequence:
- the LOC131247297 gene encoding uncharacterized protein LOC131247297: MEETEPPFNSEIMGVAMPPRFRMPPIIQYWNSGDLTEHMESYRSWMRFQLALEAMMCRAFSITLTGDMRSWYQQLKPKSISTFVELRKNPPTKNLPTTLGELISQAQKYSNAEEFFRSRKNNQGSEYSSKEKKRKDKAPSQANKRKSEESISRDRRPSRRLERKFNSYTPLNTSSEQILLDIWDKRLLYWPSCLKTKAGQLDKRRYCCFHRDHGHNTNDCVNLKEEIETLIHKGHLRQYVKEEKQPRKNESSSRAANDAVNIQTIYGGPSGGGDSNQARKAHARSTNLKHYIHLVDRLSKEPRMSPCSLTFTEDDARGIQHPHDDALVVTMTVANRKCIEFWLIQEARPTSCILKHLTRWGSIGQASDPFGPHYTALLVIR, encoded by the exons ATGGAGGAGACCGAGCCTCCGTTCAATAGTGAGATCATGGGTGTAGCAATGCCTCCGAGGTTCAGGATGCCCCCCATCATTCAATATTGGAATTCTGGGGACCTGACAGAGCACATGGAATCTTATCGCTCCTGGATGCGGTTCCAGTTGGCATTGGAGGCGATGATGTGCAGAGCATTCTCCATAACCCTCACTGGGGATATGAGAAGCTGGTACCAACAGCTCAAGCCAAAGTCAATCAGCACATTCGTCGAGCTCA GGAAGAATCCGCCAACAAAGAATTTGCCAACCACGCTTGGAGAACTCATAAGTCAGGCTCAAAAGTATTCGAACGCTGAAGAATTCTTCAGATCGCGAAAGAATAACCAAGGCTCGGAATATTCATCCAAAGAAAAGAAGCGGAAAGATAAAGCCCCATCACAAGCAAACAAAAGGAAGTCGGAAGAAAGTATCTCCCGTGATCGGAGGCCGAGTAGGAGACTAGAAagaaaatttaactcatataCTCCCCTCAACACGTCTTCAGAGCAGATCCTATTAGATATTTGGGACAAGAGGCTGCTTTATTGGCCAAGCTGCCTGAAGACGAAAGCAGGCCAACTAGACAAGCGCAGATACTGTTGCTTTCACCGCGATCATGGGCACAACACCAACGATTGTGTCAacctaaaagaagagattgaAACTCTTATTCACAAAGGACATCTGCGACAGTATGTGAAGGAAGAGAAACAACCCCGGAAGAATGAATCGTCGAGCCGAGCAGCGAATGATGCCGTAAATATTCAGACAATATATGGGGGGCCATCAGGAGGTGGGGATTCGAACCAGGCTCGAAAAGCCCACGCTCGGAGCACTAACCTCAAGCATTATATCCATCTTGTTGACAGGTTGAGCAAAGAACCTCGGATGAGCCCATGCAGCCTGACATTCACAGAGGATGACGCGCGAGGGATCCAGCACCCCCATGATGATGCACTAGTAGTCACAATGACCGTAGCCAATCGAAAGTGTATCGAATTTTGGTTGATACAGGAAGCTCGGCCGACATCTTGTATTTTGAAGCATTTGACAAGATGGGGATCAATAGGTCAGGCCTCCGACCCATTTGGACCCCATTACACGGCTTTGCTGGTGATAAGGTGA